Proteins encoded in a region of the Nocardia asteroides genome:
- a CDS encoding DUF4442 domain-containing protein, with product MTTTTDQPGSTNLALWNTLQRLPFGNWFFTQALCFKAPYFRSVHPLLQELRPGLCRVGAPNRRSVHNHLGTYHAIASCNMAELAGGMMTDATIPATHRWIPVGMTVEYKSKATTAVTAVARLDPIPEFGDEPTELLVPVDVLDADGKAFVTARIIMHVSKKR from the coding sequence ATGACAACCACCACGGACCAGCCAGGCAGCACCAACCTCGCGCTCTGGAACACACTGCAACGCTTGCCATTCGGCAACTGGTTCTTCACCCAGGCGCTGTGCTTCAAAGCCCCCTATTTCCGCAGTGTGCACCCTCTGCTCCAAGAGCTGCGACCAGGACTGTGCCGAGTCGGCGCGCCCAACCGCCGCAGCGTCCACAACCACCTCGGCACCTACCACGCCATCGCATCCTGCAACATGGCCGAGCTCGCCGGCGGCATGATGACCGACGCCACCATCCCGGCCACCCACCGGTGGATCCCGGTCGGCATGACCGTGGAATACAAATCCAAGGCAACCACCGCAGTGACCGCCGTCGCCCGACTCGACCCCATCCCCGAGTTCGGCGATGAACCCACCGAACTCCTCGTCCCGGTCGATGTCCTCGACGCCGACGGCAAAGCCTTCGTCACCGCCCGGATCATCATGCATGTCTCCAAGAAACGCTGA
- a CDS encoding enoyl-CoA hydratase/isomerase family protein, with protein MTANLHYQDKIAVLNLGDDENRFSPDWLDTVHAHLDTVERDAQGLITTADGKFYSNGLDLDWLMANGDRAEWYVGRVQELFARILTFPLPTIAAVNGHTFGAGAMLAIAHDYRVMREDRGYYCFPEVDINIPFTPGMAALIQAKLSPHAAVTAMTTGHRFTGPDALAAGLVDATAAESAVLTTAIDRLTPILGKNPATLAAIKTTMYSAVTAALR; from the coding sequence ATGACCGCGAACCTGCACTACCAGGACAAGATCGCCGTACTGAACCTCGGCGACGACGAGAACCGGTTCTCCCCGGACTGGCTCGACACCGTCCACGCCCACCTCGACACCGTCGAACGCGACGCCCAGGGCCTGATCACCACCGCAGACGGGAAGTTCTACTCCAACGGCCTGGACCTGGACTGGCTGATGGCCAACGGCGACCGCGCCGAATGGTACGTCGGCCGCGTCCAGGAACTGTTCGCCCGAATCCTCACTTTTCCGCTGCCCACCATCGCCGCGGTGAACGGCCACACCTTCGGCGCGGGGGCCATGCTGGCCATCGCCCACGACTACCGCGTCATGCGGGAGGACCGCGGCTACTACTGCTTCCCCGAGGTCGACATCAACATTCCCTTCACCCCCGGCATGGCCGCCCTCATCCAGGCCAAGCTCAGCCCCCACGCCGCCGTGACCGCCATGACCACCGGCCACCGGTTCACCGGCCCGGATGCCCTGGCCGCCGGACTCGTCGACGCCACCGCTGCCGAATCCGCGGTCCTCACCACCGCCATCGACCGGCTCACCCCCATCCTCGGCAAGAACCCCGCCACCCTCGCCGCCATCAAAACCACCATGTACAGCGCCGTCACCGCGGCACTGCGCTGA
- a CDS encoding TetR/AcrR family transcriptional regulator; helix-turn-helix transcriptional regulator → MPRPRVHALDPLMDAAEQLAVDSGPAAVTVRALSEAASVSNGAIYHAFGSRAGLMGRVWLRAAQRFLTLQREAVDRALAAGSSREEVIEAVVAAADTPAEFLVQQPVSGRFLLTVPREELLGSSELPDDIAEELRQLDQTLIELFVGLSRGVFDRADREAVGVIRECVVELPTALLLRGRRDPDPAVRQRLAAAVRAVLAVPLVPRTPTTK, encoded by the coding sequence ATGCCCCGCCCTCGTGTGCACGCTCTGGATCCACTCATGGATGCCGCCGAACAGCTGGCAGTCGACTCCGGACCCGCTGCGGTCACTGTCCGGGCGCTCTCGGAGGCAGCCTCGGTGTCCAATGGCGCGATCTATCACGCTTTCGGCTCCCGCGCCGGGCTGATGGGTCGGGTCTGGCTGCGCGCCGCGCAGCGTTTCCTGACTCTGCAGCGCGAGGCCGTGGATCGGGCACTGGCCGCGGGTAGCTCCCGCGAGGAGGTGATCGAGGCAGTCGTCGCCGCTGCCGACACTCCTGCCGAATTCCTGGTCCAGCAGCCGGTCTCGGGGCGTTTCCTGCTGACCGTGCCCCGCGAGGAGCTCCTCGGTTCCAGCGAGCTTCCCGACGACATCGCCGAGGAGTTACGCCAGCTCGATCAGACCCTTATCGAGCTGTTCGTGGGTTTGTCGCGCGGTGTGTTCGACCGCGCCGATCGCGAGGCCGTCGGCGTCATCCGTGAATGCGTGGTGGAACTGCCCACCGCGCTGCTGCTGCGCGGCCGCCGAGACCCCGATCCCGCGGTGCGTCAACGCCTTGCAGCCGCGGTCCGCGCGGTACTGGCCGTCCCTCTGGTCCCCCGCACCCCCACAACGAAGTGA
- a CDS encoding DUF2795 domain-containing protein — translation MSQVNPIQVQKYLSGVDYPCDRDGIVSAAKDNGADENVLDALESMPDRTYDGPNAVSKAVSSA, via the coding sequence ATGAGCCAGGTCAATCCCATTCAGGTGCAGAAGTATTTGTCCGGCGTCGATTATCCGTGTGATCGTGACGGGATCGTTTCCGCCGCGAAGGACAATGGTGCGGACGAGAACGTTCTCGATGCTCTCGAGTCGATGCCCGACCGGACCTATGACGGTCCGAACGCGGTCAGTAAAGCCGTCTCGTCCGCCTAG